The genomic stretch ACGCTATTCCCAACCGCAGTGGCAGGGACAGCAGATCATCGGCAGGATTTGGAGCTTTCGCGATATTACCGAGCGGAAACGGGCAGAGGAGGCGCTGCGCCGCAGTGAATTAAAATACCGCAATCTGTTTGAAAATTCTCAGGTTGGCATCGGTCGCACCCGGCTGGAGGATGGTCTGTTTCTGGAAGCAAATCAGCGTTTTGCCGAGATGCTGGGCTTTGAGTCGGTCATGGATTTAGCCGGAAACTTTTACTCGATCGATTTCTACGCCAATCGGGAAGATCGTCAGCAGATTCTGGCACAGTTGCAGCACAGCCCAGAAATCCGCAACTATGAACTCCCCCTGCGCCTGCCCAATGGCAAAGTCCTGTGGAGCCTGATTTCGATGCGGCTTAATTTAGAAGAAGACTGCATTGATTTTGTTATTACCGACATCAACGCTCGGAAGCGGGCGGAGGAAACGCTGAAACAGCAGCAGGAATTTTTGCGAACCGTTCTGGATACTGATCCCAATATCATTTTTGTCAAAGATTGGAACGGAAAATATTTGCTGGCGAACAAAGCAGCGGCAGAATTTTATGGAATGACCGTCGATGAACTGGTCGGCAAATACGATCGCGATTTTCACCCCGATCAGGAAGCCGTTAAACGATTTTTACACGAGAATCGCTACGTGATTGAAACGGGAGAAGGCATTTTTATTCCCGAAGAAAAGATTACGCTAGACGATCGCGATGAATGGCTGCAATGGCAAAAACGACCGCTTCGACTGCCGGGAAGCAATGCCTACAGCGTTTTGGGAATTGGTGTCAATATCACAGAGCGAAAGCGGGCAGAAATTGCGCTGCGGGAAAGCGAGGAGCGATATGCCTCCCTGATGGCGGCGGCTCCGGTTAGCATCTTTCGCATGGATCGGCTGGGAAATTGCCTGTTTGTGAACGATCGCTGGTGTGCCATGACGGAGGTAGGTGTAGAGGGAGCGACGGGTACGCTCTGGCTAAATCAGGTGCATCCGGACGATCGCGATCGCGTCGTTGGCGTGTGGCAAGCCTGCATTGAGCGGCAGCAGTCGGGTCAGATCGAATTTCGCTTTGTCCGTCCTGGCGGCGAGGTCATTTGGGTGATGGGGCAGGGGGTGCCGGAGACGGATGCAGAGGGCAATGTAACGGGCTATGTGGGCACGATTACGGATATCAGCGATCGGAAGCGTCTTGAGGAAGAGTTGCGCCAGTCCCAGCAGTTCCTCGATACGGTGATTAACAGTGTGCCAATTGCTCTATTTGCGAAGGATGTGAGAAACGATTTTCGCTACGTGCTGATTAACAAAAGCGCAGAACGGATTTTGGGCTTCGCAGCAGAGGAGGGAATTGGGCGCACCGATGCAGAACTGGTCACGTCCGACAAGGTGCAGTTGCATTACCAGGAAGATCTGGCGGCGATCGAAGGTGGGACGCTGCTAGAACTCCCAGAACACTGGATCGATCGGGGTGGGGAATCCATTCTGGTGCGCGGCTGGAAACGTCCTCTGATCGATGCGGCGGGTCGCACAACCCATTTGCTGGGTATTACCGAAGACATCACCGATCGCTGGCATCAGGAACAGGCATTGCGGCTGATTGTGGAAGGCACGGCGTCCAAGACGGGCGAGGAGTTCTTCCAATCCTGCGTGCGTTATCTGGCGGAGGTGCTGCGGATGCGCTATGCGCTGGTGACGGAGTTTGTCGCGGGATCAACGTCGCGGGTTCGTACCCTGGCGGTACAGTGCGGTGAGGTTGCAGTTTGCCAGAATTTTGAGTATGACCTGGAAGGAACACCCTGCGAACAGGTGCTTCAGGGACAAATTTGCTGCTATACCGCTGGACTGCACGATCGCTTTCCGGAGGGAATTGCGGCGCTCGATGCCCATCTGGAGAGCTATCTGGGAATGCCGCTGCTGGATTCGGCAGGGGTAGTGCTGGGTCATATTGCCGTGGTAGACGACAAACCCATGCAGGACGATCGGGGACGGGAACTCATCCTGCGGATTTTTGCGGCTCGTGCCGGAGCAGAACTGGAGCGACAGCAGGCAGATCAGGCACTTCAGGCAAGCGAGGCTCAAAATCGGGCGATCGTCACTGCTATTCCCGATCTGATTATTCGGATGAATCGTCAGGGGATCTACCTGGACTACATTCCCCCTAAAGACTTCGCTGCCCTATTTAAGAAAGAAACGATCGTCGGTCAGCAGGTTTTTGACGGATTGCCGATGGATGTGGCAACGGGACTGCTGCGCTGCATTGAGCGAACGCTGGATACCGGGGAACCGCAGGTGTTTGAACATCAGCTCGTGGTGGACGGCGAACTCTCTGATTTTGAAGGGCGGTTTGCGGTCAGCGGCGAGGATGAGGTGCTGATCATGGTGCGCGATATCAGCGATCGCAAGCGTGCCCAGGCGCAGTTGAAGGCACAGAAAGACTTCCTGCAACAGGTGATCGATGTCGTGCCCAGTGCGATTTTCGTCAAGGATACGGAAGGTCGTTTGCTGACGATTAACCAGGCGGGCGAAGTCATTTACAACATTGCCGCAGAAGCATGGCTGGGCAAAACGGATTACGATCTGGGGATCGATCGCGATCAGGTAGATGAGTTCCTTGTCATTAACCAGGAGGTGATGGAAACCCGCGAACCGAAAATTATTCCCGCTCAGTTTATTCAAACTCCAGGCGGGGAAGGCGGCTGGTACAGAACTATCATCAGCCCCTTTATTGACTCGACAGGACAGGTTCAGGGCATTATTGGCTCCGCTGCCAACATCACCGACATGAAACACACCGAAGAAGCCCTGCGGCAGGCAAAGGAAAGTGCCGAATCTGCAAACCGTGCCAAAAGCGTCTTCTTGGCGAATATGAGCCATGAGCTACGCACACCGCTTAACGCCATTCTCGGCTTTGCTCAACTAATGGAGCGCGATCGCAGTTTGACTGACCAGCAGCGCAACTTTCTTGCCACTATTAATCGGGGTGGAGAACATCTGCTGAATCTCATTAATGATGTGTTGGAAATGTCAAAGATTGAGGCAGGTCGGATCACTTTAAATCCGGCGGCATTTGATCTGCGGCAATTGCTGCACACGCTCCAGGAAATGTTTCAGATGCGATCGCAGGAAAAGCAGCTATCGCTTCAGTTTGACATCGCAGAGAACGTGCCGCAGTACGTCCTGACCGATGAGGGCAAGCTCAGACAGGTGTTAATTAATCTCATTAGCAATGCTGTGAAATTTACAGAGCGGGGACAAATTGATTTACGAGCCAATTATTTGTCCGGTGAAACTTCTGTTCATACCCTGCTGTTTGAAGTTGAGGATACGGGACGCGGCATTGCCCCAGAGGATTTAGATAAACTCTTTCAGCCCTTCGTTCAATCGGTTAGCGGCAGTCATTCCCCGGACGGCACCGGGTTAGGATTGGCAATTAGCCGTCAGTTTGTGCGTCTGATGGGCGGTGAAATTGAAGCTAGCAGTACCGTAGGCGTTGGCTCCCGATTCCGATTCCACATTCAAATGGCTCCCGTAAGCGGGGATGCCGTCCAGCCTGCCCCAATCGATCGCAAAGTCCTAAAACTGGCTCCCCATCAGCCAATCTACCGCATTCTCGTTGTGGACGATCGCCAGGAAAACCGTGATCTGGTTGCCCAACTGCTACAAGCCGTCGGCTTTGAAACCCGCACTGCGATCGACGGCAAAGAAGCGATCGTCCTCTGGCAAAGCTGGCAACCCCATCTAATCTGGATGGACATGAGAATGCCCGTGATGGATGGCTATGAGGCAACGCGACGGATTCGGGCGCTGGAAAGGGAGTGGATGAGTGGACGAGTGGATGAGTGGATGAGTGAACGAGACGATAAACAGATGGAGACTAGCGAAGACAGCAAAATCGTACTCAATTCCTCACCCACCCATCTACCCATCTACCCATCCACCCATCCACCCATCCACCCATCTACCCATCCACCCATCCACCCATCCACCAAAATCATCGCCCTCACCGCTAGCGCCTTCGAGGAACAGCGCAGCAATATCCTGGCGGCGGGTTGTGATGATATGGTGCGGAAGCCGTTCCGGGAGGTTATTTTGTTTGAGAAGATGGCAGAGCATTTAGGGGTAACGTATCTCTATGAGGCAGAGGGGAACTCTGGAATGCAGCCTAGCCCGATCGCCGTAGCGCTAACGCGGGAAAGCCTGACCCTAATGCCGCCTGAGTGGATTGCAGATCTGAAAGAAGCGGCAATTGCAGTGGATGGCGATCGACTCCGGCAACTGATCGCAGAAATTCCCCCCACACAAACTCAACTTGCGGAGGGATTAAATCATTGGGTACAGCAATTCTGCTTTGATGAAATTCTAGAATTACTGTAGCCGGAGCTTTGATGAGTCCTGCTCAATCACGCTATCGGTTTAAATCGCTTAACGTGATGCGATATTCATGTGCCTGGGCATCGTAACTCAGGCTATAGCGGTTAGGATATACCCCTGATGGAGAGTAGCGAGCGGGACGGGCGATCGCCTCATCAAAGCTCTGGTGCTGCTCTAGCATGGTTTTGCTGATCATTGGCTCTAAAAAGCTCATTCTGCCGTCATAGAAGCCATAAATAAAGGTGTGATCAAACCCGTGGGGCGCACCCTGGAATTCGGGGGCATTCGGATTAACCCAGTGCGATCCCTGTCCTGGTTCAGCGCTGTCAGGAGCCATCACATAATTAGCGGGAACTAGACTTGCCTCAGGTATTTGATAAGCTTTTGCCGCGTCCTCATCCGTTGCGGTAATTTGACGACGAGTGGCTTGGGAAATGGTGTAAAAGTGTAAATCAAAATGGGGAATGCCGTAAATGGGCGGGGGAAGATGACCCTGTGGATTCCAGTTCAGTCCAATGTGGGTAAATGGGGTGCTGCTGAGTGCCTGGGGCGGCAGTGCCAGATCAACCTCAGTCATTTGTGAAGGTAAATCTTTCAACACGGACTCAGACAGAATAACGCCGACTTCGGAAACCTGTCCACGATCGTTTAGACTGACATAGGAGCTAGCAGTGCCCTGTCCGATCGGTTGAGATGCCCCACGCACGATAGAATTTGCCTGGGCTGTCCCGATTGTAATTAGCATTGCGACTGCTACGCCAAGTGCCAGGAAAGCCAATCTGTACTGCTTTTTCATGGTCATCCTCCAGCTTTAGATAAAATTCTCACATTCTTCCATTCGCTCAAATCTGGATAAGCGCAAGTTTAATTCCGTGATGGAGCTTATTTGCGATCGTGCAATTTATCTTCAATATCAGTTCCATTCGCTCAAATTTTATGCCGCGAACGATATTAAAAAACTTAAATTAAAGGAGACTTCTGATACTTCTGTTAAGCGATCGTCTTGTTGATGGCAGTAACGGACTTTTTCTCCGTTAGGTTTTGATCAACAAAGCGTTTTGCTGGATTTGTCCTGAGTGAATCGTCTGCCAGTTCTTCTGGAACAAAATCCGTCATTTGCTGTAAATACTGGGGCATCGTTGCCGTTAATAAATTGGCATCTTGGACATGTGTGATTTCTGTCTGAACACTAGAGAGTAATGCGATCAAAATAGTAGTGTTTAAGGTTTGGCTGAACCGCTGCATAAAATTCATGGCTTAATTCCCGACGTTTGATTCCTGGCTGCAAAATATGATGGTGTTGCATCAAAGCATGAGGGTAAAATTTGATGTTCTGCATTGCCCTCTAAATCCTCCAATGGTTTGTTACCGCTCCTGGGAAGCGAGGGGGGACTGTGAAACATAGAGAGAAGTTTGAGTGGTTCGGAAGTCCCCTACTTGTGAGAGGTTGGGGGCGATGCAGAACGCTACAGCGTAGCAAAGAGCGGTTTTAAAACACGCCCTAATCTCCGAATGGTTAGGGCAGACTTCTTCTGAAACCGTTCTATCGTGCGATCGCCAGTTCAGGAGCTTCGGCAGCTAAGAATGCTTCAAAGTTTTCGATCGTGACAAAGTTAAGATAGCTGGGCGCGATCGTGGGCGGCAGCAGTTCGAGCAGCACTTTATTCTCAACCCACAGCTCAATCAACTGGAACGGACCTCGATCGCAGAAGCGGACAAACCAGCCTTCACGGGCAGCAATGGCTTCGATATCGGTTTGGCTGCTGGGTACAGAGATAGCAGCATGAAATGCGGTGTAGTGAAGTCCTTTTTCGGTTGGCGTAAATTCTGCTTCATCGGCTCCTGGAATCAGTTCCGTTCCGGCGGGCGAAACCTCGATCGCAGTTCCGTAATCATCGCCTTTTACAACAATGAAGCCACCAGGACAGGGCGGAAAGGGGAAATAGCGTCCCTGCCAAATTTCTGCTAACACTTGAGCAACTTTCTCAGGATTGCCGACTGCCATGGATACGTGGTGTAGCATTGCTGTAAGTCTCCGATGTGAATGGTTTAATTTTGGGCGGTTTAATTTTGGGCGGTTTAATTTTGGGCGGTTTAATTTTGAACGGTCTGGTGTCGATGCTTTTTAGATTAGGCAGCGATCGGGGAGAACTAGGGGAGAACCTTCTGGATTGAAAAAAGCCGCATTACCCCTGGAAAATCGTTAATTTTTCTGCAATTCATTCACAGGACAACCCCAGACGATAAAATCACAGTACCTCTGACCTTTTATTAGCTGCTGGACGTAAATTCTGGATGTCTTCGCTTTCGCCTAAAGCCGATATTTTAGTGATTGATGACAAGCTAGATAATCTCAATCTGCTGTCCGCCATGCTGGTTGAGCAGGGTTACAAAGTCCGCAGCGTCACCAAAGGTTCGACAGGACTGCGGGGAGCGCAAGCCATGCCGCCCGATCTCATTCTGCTGGATATCAATATGCCGGAAATGAACGGCTACGAAGTCTGCCAGCAGCTCAAAGCAAACCCGCTAACGCGAGAGATTCCCGTGCTGTTTATCAGTGCCCTGGAAGATGTGCTGGATAAGGTAAAAGCCTTCTCGGTGGGCGGCGTAGACTACATCACCAAGCCGTTTCAGGTCGCGGAAGTTCTGGCGCGGATCGAAACCCATTTAACCCTGCGCCGACTTCAACAGCAGCTTCAGGCACAAAACGTCCAGCTTCAGCAGGAAGTTCGAGAACGGCAGCGGGCAGAAGAAAAATTTACCAGAGCATTTCGCTCCAGCCCAACCCCGATCGCGATCGCCACCCTCAGCGAAAATCGGTTCATCGAAGTCAATTCCAGCTTTCTCAATATGATTGGCTACACGCTGGAGGAAGTGATCGGGCATACGGGTAATGAACTGCGCCTAGGCATTCATTTAGATGACTATGAACAGACGGTAAGGCAAATTGAAAAGACGGGAACGATATACAATCTGGAATGCGACTTTCACACGAAGTCAGGCGAGATCAAAACGGTGCTGCTGTCAGTCGAATTAATTGATCTGGCCGGAGTCCCCTGTACGCTCAATTTGATTCACGACATTACCGAACGCAAACGCCTGGAAAACGAATTTATCTCCCTGGTCAGCCACGAACTCCGCACTCCTATGACTGCGCTGCTGGGATCGCTGGACTTACTGAGCGCAGGCGGATTGGGGCAGCTCACAGACCGGGGAAAAAAGGTTGTCCAGATTGCTACAAGCAACACCGAACGGCTGATTCGTCTGGTAAACGACATTCTCGATCTAGAACGCATGAAATCGGGAAAACTCACCCTGCAAAAAACTGAGTGCAATATCGCAGACATCCTGACCCAGGCAACAGAAGCCATGCAGTTCCTGGCAGACCGATCCCAGATCAAGCTCATCACCCAACCCATCAACGCAGTCGTTCAAGCCGACCCCGATCGTCTTCTGCAAACCTTCACCAATCTCCTGGGCAACGCCATTAAGTTTTCTCCCGCAGGGGGGACGGTGTGGCTCAGGGTGGAGCTTTGGACAGGGGAAGGGAGTGGATGGGTGGATGAGTCGATGCGTGGACGAGTCAAAGAGTCAAAAAGTGGACAAGAATATGAGCAGCTAGAGCGCAACGAAGCCCGCAAAACCATACTTAATCCCTCACCTTCCCCCTCAGGCACCCCCTCACCTACCTACTCACCCATCCACCCATCCACCCATCCACCCATTCACCCACCTACCCACCTACCTACCTACCTACTCTTCACCCTCCAGGATCAAGGACGCGGCATCCCCCCTCACAAGCTGCATCAAATCTTTGAACCCTTTCAGCAGGTGGATGTATCCGATTCACGCCAGAAGGGAGGAACGGGACTGGGGCTTGCTATTTGCCGTAACATCATCGAGCAGCACGGCGGCAAAATTTGGGCTGAAAGTGTTTTTGGGGAAGGGAGTACGTTTTACATTTCGCTGCCGATCGCAGGAGGGCTGGAATGACGCGAACAATTCTAGTGGTCGATGATGAGGAAGATGTGCGCGAGATTGTTTCAATGGGTTTAGAAATGGGGGCGGGCTGGCATATCTTAACGGCTAGTTCCGGTCGGGAGGCAATCACGATCGCTGCGGAAGAACAGCCTGATGCTATTCTGCTTGATTTGATGATGCCCGATATGGACGGACGGGCAACCCTCCAGCAACTCAAAGCCAACGCAGCGACGCGATCGATTCCGGTACTGCTAGTGACTGCCAAAATGCAGCAGTCTACTCAGACCGAATTGCAGAAATTACAGGTAGAAGCTGTGCTAGCCAAACCCTTTCGCCCACTCAAACTCGCAGAACAAATTAGAGCCGCTCTGGGCTGGTCATAATCAGCAACTCTTTGAATGTGGACAATGATGTTCCTCTAACCACGGATGAACTTCTAATTCAGAAGAAAGAAGCTGCTTTTACGATCTGAGAGGCAAACAGTCGCTATCCTGTTGGCTGTTCCCGGCGATCGAACGTTTGTGTAATTCTTGGTTCAGGACGCATCCTCCGACATCGTTGGATCAAACCTTGGCGAGTCACTAAAATTCATCTACGAAGGGCTGGCAGCATGTCTAAATTTTCCAATAACTTAGCTGTTGTAATTGGGGTTAATCAATATGGCAACGGAATTTCACCGCTAAAAACTCCTGTTAACGATGTCGGGGAAATTGCTCGAATCTTGAAGCAGAGCCATCACTATCAGGTCGTGCAATTGCTAGACCAGCGAGCTACCCTGCAAGCCTTGCAACAACTCCTCCATAAAGAGCTTCCCAAACATATCCAGCCCGATAGCCGACTGCTGTTTTACTTTGCCGGTCATGGCATTGCACTTAATGGAGATGATGGACCCGAAGGCTATTTGATTCCTCAGGATGCGAAGTTAGGAGATGTAAAAACATACCTGCCGATGACAGAATTGCAGGCAGCGTTGAGCGATCTCTCCTGCCGCCATTTTCTCGGAATCTTGGACTGTTGCTTTGCCGGGGCGTTTCGCTGGTCTAGTACCCGTAAATTAGAGCTAGCGGAACAGGGCATCGTCCACAAAGAGCGATTCGATCGCTTTATTACCGATCCGGCATGGCAGGTCATTACATCGGCGGCATACGACCAGACAGCACTCGACTCCCTCACCCTGGGCACGGAGCGGGGACAGATTGGCGACCATTCTCCCTTTGCGGCTGCCCTGATTGAAGCGCTATCGGTGGGAAGGGCAGACCTTTATCCCCCTGCTGATCCCCAGCGCAATCAACCCGCAGGGGACGGCGTCACAACTGCAACAGACCTGTACATCTATCTGCGCGATCGCATTGAACCTGTAACCGATGGCATCCGACAGCGGCAAACCCCCGGTCTTTGGTCTTTGAAGAAGCATGACAAGGGTGAATATATCTTTCTTACTCCAGGGCATGTTTTAAACCTGCCGCCTGCACCGCCATTGGATGAATCGAAAAATCCCTATCGCGGTTTGCGATCGTTTGAAGAAGAACAAAGCGATTTATTTTTTGGTCGGCAAGCTTTGACGCGAGAACTGGGGAATTTTATCAAGCGTCAGCCCTTATCGGTCGTCTTGGGAGCCTCCGGTAGCGGAAAGTCGAGCCTGGTTAAGGCGGGATTGATTCCCTACTTGAAAGCACAGGATGAGAAGACCCAGTCATCCCAGTATCAAATTTTGGCTCCTATGCGTCCGGGGGAGTCTCCCTTCAGGGCACTCAGGAGTGTGCTAGCCCAAGAAACTGGAGCAGGTTTTTCGCTTGCGGAGGCGGGGTTAGCGCCAGAAGCCAACCTGTTAACCCAGTACGTGGCTATCTGGAGTCAACAGCATCCGGGTATGAAGCTGCTGCTGGCGATCGACCAGTTTGAGGAACTGATTACGCTTTGTCATAACGAGCAGGAACGAGAGCAATTCCTGCATGGGCTGGAGCAGGCAGTAGCAGCCTATCCTGAACAATTGCGATTGGTACTCACGCTGCGCTCGGACTTTGAGCCTCAGTTTCAAGATGGCGTACTTAAGGAACATTGGCGCTCGGCTCGGTTTGTCGTGCCCCCTATGACGCGAACAGAGTTAAGGGAGGCGATCGAGGAGCCGGCATCAAAACGGGTGATGTATTTTCAATCGGATGATCCAAAGCATCCGTTAGTTGATCAGTTAATTGACGAAGTAGCAGAAATGCCGGGAGCCTTACCGCTGCTATCGTTTGCTTTGAGTGAGCTATATCTCATGTATTTGCGTCGGCAAAAACTCGCCCAGGATCGGGGAGACAGCATCGATCGGGCAATGACAGAGGCAGACTACAGAGAATTGGGTGGCGTGGCACGAAGCCTGACCCAGCGAGCAGATCAGGAATATGACAAGCTAGTCGCGCAGCACCCGGAATATGCCAGAACCATTCAAAACGTCATGCTGCGGATGGTGACTGTGGGCGGAGAAGTCGCTCGTCGTCGGGTGTCCTTGTCTGAATTTGAGTATCCGCCTGCTCAAAACGATCGAGTCAAGGAAGTGATTCAGCGGTTTTCAGCGGCACGCCTGCTGGTAGAGGGACAAGATCCGGATGGCAAACCTTACGTAGAGCCAGCCCACGATGCGTTGGTGCGCGGATGGCAAAAGCTGCTGGCATGGAAGCAGGAACGGGAAGAGAGCCTAATTTTGCAGCGGCGGTTAACTCCGGCAGCCGAGGAGTGGAAGGATGTTGCCGCTAAGAAACAGCCCAGGGGAACTTTGGCAAAAGCTGAACCTGTAATTGATTGGCTCGATCGTCGGTTTTATGCGGCTGAAAGCTTGTTGAACAGAGCGAGGGTTCAAGTGGGTCGGAAATGGAAGCAATCCCAACCGCAGGAAGCCTTACGAGAGACGCCAGCCCAGTTTCTCTGGACGACGAATCCTTACCTGGATGTCTTGAATCAACAGCTCCAATCCACAGACAGTTGGTTTAATCAGGTCGAGGCGGATTTTGTACAAAAAAGCGTTTTGCAAAGACGCAAAAACACGAGCTGGCGGTGGCGAATTGCGACAGGAGTTATTTTGGGATTGAGTGGGTTAACCATTGCGGCATTAATTGGACAGCGCAACGCCCAGATCGGTCAAACGACTGCCTCTAGAGCCTCTTCTGAAGCAAACTTTCGTGCTAATGCTCAACTGGATGCGCTGGTCGATAGTTTGCGGGCAAGCAAGGGGATTCAGCAGATTCTTTTTCCCCAGGATGATCTCAGCGATCAGGTAGAACAAACTCTGCGAAGTATGGTCTATGGGGCAAAGGAAAGCAATCGTTGGCAAGCCCCACCTGGCATTATGTTCGCTATGTTCTTTACGGGCGATCGCCAATTGCGGGCAATTACCAATGACAATGGTAGCGTTCGCTTATGGGACATTTATGGCAAACCTCTCGCTGAATTGCAGGGGCAACAGGGGCTGTTCCGGGGAGGCATCAGTGTTAGTTCAGATGGAAGTAGAATTGCGGCTGCAACGCAAGACGGAACAGTTCGCCTGTGGGATTCGGAAGGCAATCAGCTCAATGAATTTGCGGCTCATCAATGTAAGACGAATGAGCCAGAACAAGCGTGTATTAATCGCATCAGTCTTAGTCCTGATGGCAGCGAACTGGCGACTGTTGGAGTGAGTGATGATGGACAAAATCAGTCTATCCGGGTCTGGAATTTAGCAAGCGGCACGTATAGAGAATACACACCCGTTGAGGGTTTAGTTGGAATTGGTTTTACTGCTAATCGTGAACTACGAGTCGCTGTAATCTCAGACAGTTG from Leptolyngbya ohadii IS1 encodes the following:
- a CDS encoding nSTAND1 domain-containing NTPase; amino-acid sequence: MSKFSNNLAVVIGVNQYGNGISPLKTPVNDVGEIARILKQSHHYQVVQLLDQRATLQALQQLLHKELPKHIQPDSRLLFYFAGHGIALNGDDGPEGYLIPQDAKLGDVKTYLPMTELQAALSDLSCRHFLGILDCCFAGAFRWSSTRKLELAEQGIVHKERFDRFITDPAWQVITSAAYDQTALDSLTLGTERGQIGDHSPFAAALIEALSVGRADLYPPADPQRNQPAGDGVTTATDLYIYLRDRIEPVTDGIRQRQTPGLWSLKKHDKGEYIFLTPGHVLNLPPAPPLDESKNPYRGLRSFEEEQSDLFFGRQALTRELGNFIKRQPLSVVLGASGSGKSSLVKAGLIPYLKAQDEKTQSSQYQILAPMRPGESPFRALRSVLAQETGAGFSLAEAGLAPEANLLTQYVAIWSQQHPGMKLLLAIDQFEELITLCHNEQEREQFLHGLEQAVAAYPEQLRLVLTLRSDFEPQFQDGVLKEHWRSARFVVPPMTRTELREAIEEPASKRVMYFQSDDPKHPLVDQLIDEVAEMPGALPLLSFALSELYLMYLRRQKLAQDRGDSIDRAMTEADYRELGGVARSLTQRADQEYDKLVAQHPEYARTIQNVMLRMVTVGGEVARRRVSLSEFEYPPAQNDRVKEVIQRFSAARLLVEGQDPDGKPYVEPAHDALVRGWQKLLAWKQEREESLILQRRLTPAAEEWKDVAAKKQPRGTLAKAEPVIDWLDRRFYAAESLLNRARVQVGRKWKQSQPQEALRETPAQFLWTTNPYLDVLNQQLQSTDSWFNQVEADFVQKSVLQRRKNTSWRWRIATGVILGLSGLTIAALIGQRNAQIGQTTASRASSEANFRANAQLDALVDSLRASKGIQQILFPQDDLSDQVEQTLRSMVYGAKESNRWQAPPGIMFAMFFTGDRQLRAITNDNGSVRLWDIYGKPLAELQGQQGLFRGGISVSSDGSRIAAATQDGTVRLWDSEGNQLNEFAAHQCKTNEPEQACINRISLSPDGSELATVGVSDDGQNQSIRVWNLASGTYREYTPVEGLVGIGFTANRELRVAVISDSCLKVFNLSSEQGQELASCGNINDFPFPIEVMFSPDGKRAMIFYGEESENAALWEFLEGGQPQSLDAGRISRGSTFSLDGEQLAATGVDGTVNLFGNSGRTTLKLPQGRVEWSTFSPDSKQLVTLGDDSTIRLWDVEQQPLSTTKLLQTGIESISFSPNGQMLATTDSEGTVRLLDLQGNQLEEFVGLPKITGVSFSPDGQTLATTGENGQVRLLNLQGKLLKEFPAHSGNVTSVTWSQDGGKIATVGDGDMNDPDTNQSTENSLVRLWNTQGNLLDEQKASWIYSFKGVSFQSDGEPIMVIQGQDLSDTGNIYLSDFLGRLTNIIPGRQAGNNFNLVKLSSDGSFLLTASSSAISFWNLRGEKIIEFPGTAKNLSLSSDNSKLAVTREDGSTELWQLGDFDELFSKGCERTRDYLKHNPDVRKSDRSICDGVSRPVSES